A genome region from Variovorax paradoxus includes the following:
- a CDS encoding tripartite tricarboxylate transporter substrate binding protein: protein MHRRDILIAPAALAFAAGVRAQIGNAPVRILVGAPAGGSTDTLARSLAVSMGPALGRTVIVENKPGAGGNIAADAVAKAAPDGNTLLMSFTSHAINATLYPTLPFDPVKDFTALTCVATSPSILVASPSLPVKDVRELIALAKAKPGQLNFAIGAVGSSLHMAGEAFKMQSGVDIVNIPYKGTAPAVQDLLAGQVQLMFAAVGNVKAHIQAGKLKALGVTTAKRLPAFPDVPAIAEALPGYESSAWFGLFGPARMPADVSRKLSDAARHALQQPDMLKRLDTEGAIPVGNSPEQFTAFVQSEIPRWAKVVKFSGAKPE from the coding sequence ATCCATCGCCGCGACATCCTCATCGCACCCGCCGCACTGGCCTTCGCCGCGGGCGTGCGTGCACAGATCGGCAACGCCCCCGTGCGCATCCTCGTCGGCGCGCCCGCCGGCGGCTCCACCGACACGCTGGCGCGCTCGCTCGCCGTCAGCATGGGCCCCGCGCTGGGCCGCACCGTCATCGTCGAGAACAAGCCCGGCGCGGGCGGCAACATCGCCGCCGATGCCGTGGCCAAGGCCGCGCCCGACGGCAACACGCTGCTGATGAGCTTCACCAGCCATGCCATCAACGCCACGCTGTACCCCACGCTGCCTTTCGATCCGGTGAAGGACTTCACCGCGCTCACCTGCGTGGCGACCTCGCCGTCGATCCTGGTGGCCAGCCCCTCGCTGCCGGTGAAGGACGTGCGCGAGCTGATCGCGCTCGCCAAAGCGAAGCCGGGCCAGCTCAACTTCGCGATCGGCGCGGTGGGCTCGTCGCTGCACATGGCGGGCGAGGCCTTCAAGATGCAGTCGGGCGTGGACATCGTGAACATCCCCTACAAGGGCACCGCACCGGCCGTGCAGGACCTGCTCGCGGGCCAGGTGCAGCTGATGTTCGCCGCGGTGGGCAACGTCAAGGCGCACATCCAGGCCGGCAAGCTCAAGGCGCTGGGCGTCACTACGGCCAAGCGGCTGCCGGCGTTCCCCGACGTGCCGGCCATCGCGGAAGCCTTGCCCGGCTACGAGTCGAGCGCCTGGTTCGGCCTGTTCGGCCCGGCGCGCATGCCGGCCGACGTGTCGCGCAAGCTCAGCGACGCGGCGCGCCATGCACTGCAGCAGCCCGACATGCTCAAGCGGCTGGACACCGAAGGCGCCATCCCGGTGGGCAACTCGCCCGAACAGTTCACCGCCTTCGTGCAGAGCGAGATCCCGCGCTGGGCCAAGGTCGTGAAGTTCTCCGGAGCCAAGCCGGAATGA
- a CDS encoding 3-isopropylmalate dehydratase large subunit, with product MTPYTPLRAPDAAPPQTLAQKLIARASGRAHVAVGEIVTCSVDLAMFHDSSGPRRLKPMLEELGAQIWDRSRIVLVMDHYVPERDDDSRRIVRIARDWARDQQLPHVYDSQGICHVVVPQHGHIRPGMLCVGGDSHSPTGGAFGAYMFGVGSTEMLGVVVTGEIWLRVPETLQMWWDGTLPAGVTAKDMMLHMIGRFGMNGGRYQAVEFAGPAVKALSMQERMTLSNMSAELGAQAGLIAPDATTAAYLAEAGAPPADTAAWFTDDCAELTRHRFDAATLEPHVAAPHSPANSLGVSQYAGTPVNVAYIGACTGAKLDDLRAAAQVLRGHKVAAGIRLIVAPASIQDQEQARVEGVLQVLMDAGAELFPTACGACSGYGDPMGDDITVISTTARNFKGRMGSPTAQVYLGSPYTVAASALRGRVTDPREVLA from the coding sequence ATGACGCCCTACACACCCCTGCGCGCGCCCGACGCGGCACCACCGCAGACGCTGGCGCAGAAGCTCATCGCGCGCGCCAGCGGACGCGCGCACGTGGCGGTCGGCGAGATCGTGACCTGCAGCGTCGACCTCGCCATGTTCCACGACTCCTCGGGCCCGCGCCGCCTCAAGCCGATGCTCGAGGAGCTGGGCGCGCAGATCTGGGACCGTTCGCGCATCGTGCTGGTGATGGACCACTACGTGCCCGAGCGCGACGACGACTCGCGCCGCATCGTGCGCATCGCGCGCGACTGGGCGCGCGACCAGCAGCTGCCGCACGTGTACGACAGCCAGGGCATCTGCCACGTGGTGGTGCCGCAGCACGGCCATATCCGCCCCGGCATGCTATGCGTGGGCGGCGACTCGCATTCGCCCACGGGCGGTGCCTTCGGCGCCTACATGTTCGGCGTGGGCAGCACCGAGATGCTCGGCGTGGTCGTCACCGGCGAGATCTGGCTGCGCGTGCCCGAGACGCTCCAGATGTGGTGGGACGGCACGTTGCCCGCGGGCGTGACCGCGAAGGACATGATGCTGCACATGATCGGCCGTTTCGGCATGAACGGCGGGCGCTACCAGGCGGTGGAATTCGCCGGGCCCGCGGTGAAGGCGCTGTCGATGCAGGAGCGCATGACGCTGTCGAACATGAGCGCCGAGCTCGGCGCGCAGGCCGGGCTGATCGCGCCCGACGCCACCACCGCCGCCTACCTCGCCGAAGCCGGCGCACCGCCGGCGGACACCGCGGCGTGGTTCACCGACGACTGCGCCGAGCTCACGCGCCACCGCTTCGACGCGGCCACGCTCGAGCCGCACGTGGCCGCGCCGCACAGCCCCGCCAACTCGCTCGGCGTGAGCCAGTACGCCGGCACGCCGGTAAACGTGGCCTACATCGGCGCGTGCACCGGCGCCAAGCTCGACGACCTGCGCGCTGCGGCGCAGGTGCTGCGCGGGCACAAGGTGGCGGCGGGCATCCGGCTGATCGTCGCGCCCGCCAGCATCCAGGACCAGGAGCAGGCGCGCGTCGAGGGCGTGCTGCAGGTACTGATGGATGCGGGCGCGGAGCTGTTTCCGACCGCGTGCGGCGCCTGCTCCGGCTATGGCGACCCGATGGGCGACGACATCACCGTCATCTCGACCACCGCGCGCAACTTCAAGGGCCGCATGGGCTCGCCCACCGCGCAGGTGTACCTGGGCTCGCCCTACACCGTGGCGGCCTCCGCATTGCGCGGGCGCGTGACCGACCCGCGCGAGGTGCTGGCATGA
- a CDS encoding 3-isopropylmalate dehydratase: MSVTRATHRVWRLGADIDTDLLAPGHAMKHGIDIIAKHCLEAIRPDFAAGVERGDVLVAGPNFGIGSSREQAAAVLVHLGVAAVIAPSYSGLYFRNAFNVGLLLLTCAEAETLSEGDQVALDTTAPEIVMPGRKRLACEPVPGFLMDMVRAGGLLNQLRLRTGRPAFKKASDA; the protein is encoded by the coding sequence ATGAGCGTGACACGAGCGACCCACCGCGTGTGGCGCCTGGGCGCCGACATCGACACCGACCTGCTGGCGCCGGGCCATGCCATGAAGCACGGCATCGACATCATCGCGAAGCACTGCCTGGAAGCCATCCGCCCCGACTTCGCCGCCGGCGTGGAACGCGGCGACGTGCTCGTGGCCGGCCCCAACTTCGGCATCGGCTCCTCTCGCGAGCAGGCCGCGGCCGTGCTGGTGCACCTGGGCGTGGCGGCGGTGATCGCGCCGTCGTACAGCGGGCTGTATTTCCGCAACGCCTTCAACGTGGGCCTGCTGCTGCTGACCTGCGCCGAGGCCGAGACGCTGAGCGAGGGCGACCAGGTCGCGCTCGACACCACGGCGCCCGAGATCGTCATGCCCGGACGCAAGCGCCTGGCCTGCGAGCCGGTGCCCGGATTCCTCATGGACATGGTCCGCGCCGGCGGACTGTTGAACCAGCTGCGCCTGCGCACTGGCCGCCCCGCCTTCAAGAAAGCCTCCGATGCCTGA
- a CDS encoding hydantoinase B/oxoprolinase family protein → MPDPSSATTIDPVTLAVLRGRLEQVADEMDATLYRSAFNPIIAEAHDACHGLYDASTGDTLVQGKSGLPVFVGAMAFAVRATVKAAEPRGGMRDGDIWISNDAYDGGTHANDFKLVKPFFRNGKLYCHMASAAHWHDVGGAVPGNYNPAATECWQEAVQIPPVRIVREGVLDRDVLAILQANTRLPDSLWGDLNGQLAALELGAKRLNGLLDEYGDDLVLNALGELRGRALRLMRSHIASLPDGRYSFEDVLDNDGIVNEPLTIALDMTVAGDRLTLDFSRTSAQCAGPVNISRATAVAACYVALKHLFPDVPANAGVLDAVDFVIPDRLVISAERPRPVGGYTETILRMIDVIFSAAAQADPTRAVAQAYGTINALSIAGHRSDKGREGQRWVMFSFFGGGHGGHSGGDGLAHGNAPISTATIPPLEILEAAYPVRFTEWSLRAGSGGDGQHRGGLGAVYEIELLEKDAEVFVFGERGTSPPKGIAGGGDGAVNVFSYENAGEWHTPPMVSKMRGITLARGERVRLETPGGGGWGPAAERQPAQRAADAAMGYVSSDTTKKASK, encoded by the coding sequence ATGCCTGATCCTTCTTCCGCCACAACCATCGACCCCGTCACGCTCGCCGTGCTGCGCGGCCGCCTCGAGCAGGTGGCCGACGAGATGGACGCCACGCTCTACCGCAGCGCGTTCAATCCCATCATTGCCGAGGCGCACGACGCCTGCCACGGCCTGTATGACGCCTCCACCGGCGACACGCTGGTGCAGGGCAAGTCGGGCCTGCCGGTGTTCGTGGGCGCCATGGCCTTTGCGGTGCGCGCCACCGTGAAGGCGGCCGAGCCGCGCGGCGGCATGCGCGACGGCGACATCTGGATCAGCAACGATGCCTACGACGGCGGCACGCACGCCAACGACTTCAAGCTGGTGAAGCCCTTCTTTCGCAACGGCAAGCTGTACTGCCACATGGCCTCGGCCGCGCACTGGCACGACGTGGGCGGCGCGGTGCCCGGCAACTACAACCCCGCGGCCACCGAATGCTGGCAGGAGGCGGTGCAGATCCCGCCGGTGCGAATCGTGCGCGAGGGCGTGCTCGACCGCGACGTGCTCGCCATCCTGCAGGCCAACACCCGCCTGCCCGACAGCCTGTGGGGCGACCTGAACGGCCAGCTCGCCGCGCTGGAACTCGGCGCGAAGCGGCTGAACGGCCTGCTCGACGAATACGGCGACGACCTGGTGCTGAACGCGCTGGGCGAGCTGCGCGGCCGTGCATTGCGCCTGATGCGCTCGCACATCGCCTCGCTGCCCGACGGCCGCTACAGTTTCGAGGACGTGCTGGACAACGACGGCATCGTCAACGAGCCGCTGACCATCGCGCTCGACATGACGGTGGCCGGCGACCGGCTCACGCTCGACTTCTCGCGCACCTCCGCGCAGTGCGCAGGCCCGGTGAACATCTCGCGCGCCACTGCGGTGGCGGCCTGCTACGTGGCGCTCAAGCACCTGTTTCCGGACGTGCCTGCCAATGCCGGCGTGCTCGACGCGGTGGACTTCGTCATTCCCGACCGGCTGGTGATCAGCGCCGAGCGCCCGCGCCCGGTGGGCGGCTACACCGAGACCATCCTGCGCATGATCGACGTGATCTTCAGCGCCGCCGCGCAGGCCGACCCGACGCGCGCCGTGGCGCAGGCCTACGGCACCATCAACGCACTGTCGATCGCCGGCCACCGCAGCGACAAGGGCCGCGAAGGCCAGCGCTGGGTGATGTTCAGCTTCTTCGGCGGCGGCCATGGCGGCCACTCGGGTGGTGACGGGCTCGCGCACGGCAATGCGCCGATCTCGACCGCGACGATCCCGCCGCTGGAGATTCTGGAGGCCGCCTACCCGGTGCGCTTCACCGAATGGTCGCTGCGCGCCGGCTCCGGCGGCGACGGCCAGCACCGCGGCGGCCTGGGCGCCGTCTACGAGATCGAGCTGCTCGAGAAGGACGCCGAGGTGTTCGTCTTCGGCGAGCGCGGCACCTCGCCGCCCAAGGGCATTGCGGGCGGCGGCGACGGCGCGGTCAACGTCTTCAGCTACGAGAACGCGGGCGAGTGGCACACGCCGCCCATGGTGTCGAAGATGCGCGGCATCACGCTGGCGCGCGGCGAGCGCGTGCGCCTGGAAACGCCCGGCGGCGGCGGCTGGGGCCCTGCCGCCGAGCGGCAGCCCGCGCAACGCGCGGCCGATGCGGCCATGGGCTATGTGAGCAGCGACACGACAAAGAAAGCATCCAAATGA
- a CDS encoding hydantoinase/oxoprolinase family protein, with product MTSPGNSLVVGVDVGGTFTDLFVLDEANGSARIVKVPSTRGEEARGFMNGVARVADSAAAIATIVHGTTVGTNALLERKVARTGIITTRGFRDVLEMRRRDRPQTWGLRGSFLPVVPRDLRREVDERVLADGTLHTAVDLEQVRAEARSLLEAGCEAVCVFFINTYANPENERLAVAAVRELWPNPHVTSASEVLPEIREFERCSTATLNAALQPVVGSYLGRLESDLRAQGFGGELLVVQSNGGVMSRQTASDLPVRTALSGPAAGVIACAAIARAAGFPNAITGDMGGTSFDVSLVANGEAALAAQTAIEFGMVIRSPMIQIETIGAGGGSIASVDASGMLQVGPESAGSVPGPACYGRGNMRPTVTDANVLLGRIAADRPLGGGLLAALDAQKSRQAIEEHVARPLGLDVHAAAEAILTVANARMAGAIRLVSIERGHDPRRFAYMPFGGGGALHVCAMMREVGVATGIVPRYPGVTSALGCVIADMRHDAVQTINKPLADLDVADLQHRIDELAASCQQRLDSSGVRFDEVREVVALDMLYAGQTHTLPVVLADAGTKPLTTATIRAAFEAAYTAAFGRVLDGIAIRVMNLRYARIGVRPKFDLKVLAPEGEGSTAPLGTQRVFHHGQWHDAVRYARLELPVAARIDGPAILEQADTTVWLEPGFHAEVDAHGNLLVRPS from the coding sequence ATGACTTCCCCTGGTAACTCCCTTGTCGTCGGCGTCGATGTCGGCGGCACCTTCACCGACCTCTTCGTGCTCGACGAAGCCAACGGCAGCGCGCGCATCGTCAAGGTGCCTTCCACGCGCGGCGAGGAAGCGCGCGGCTTCATGAACGGCGTGGCGCGCGTGGCGGATTCCGCCGCGGCCATCGCCACCATCGTGCACGGCACCACCGTCGGCACCAACGCGCTGCTCGAGCGCAAGGTGGCGCGCACCGGCATCATCACCACGCGCGGCTTTCGCGACGTGCTCGAGATGCGCCGCCGCGACCGCCCGCAGACCTGGGGCCTGCGCGGCAGCTTCCTGCCCGTGGTGCCGCGCGACCTGCGCCGCGAGGTCGACGAGCGCGTGCTGGCCGACGGCACGCTGCACACCGCGGTCGACCTCGAACAGGTGCGCGCCGAGGCGCGCTCGCTGCTCGAAGCCGGCTGCGAGGCGGTGTGCGTGTTCTTCATCAACACCTACGCCAACCCAGAGAACGAGCGCCTGGCCGTGGCCGCGGTGCGCGAACTCTGGCCCAACCCGCACGTGACTTCGGCCAGCGAGGTGTTGCCCGAGATCCGCGAGTTCGAGCGCTGCTCGACCGCCACGCTCAACGCGGCGCTGCAGCCGGTGGTGGGCAGCTATCTAGGCCGGCTCGAATCGGATCTGCGTGCGCAGGGCTTCGGCGGCGAGCTGCTGGTGGTGCAGAGCAACGGCGGCGTGATGTCGCGCCAGACCGCGAGCGACCTGCCGGTGCGCACGGCGCTGTCGGGCCCGGCGGCCGGCGTGATCGCCTGCGCGGCGATCGCGCGGGCGGCGGGCTTTCCGAATGCGATCACCGGCGACATGGGCGGCACCTCCTTCGACGTGTCGCTGGTGGCGAACGGCGAGGCGGCACTGGCCGCGCAGACCGCCATCGAGTTCGGCATGGTGATCCGCTCGCCGATGATCCAGATCGAGACCATCGGCGCCGGCGGCGGCTCCATCGCCTCGGTGGATGCGAGCGGCATGCTGCAGGTCGGCCCCGAGTCGGCGGGCAGCGTGCCCGGCCCGGCCTGCTACGGCCGCGGCAACATGCGCCCGACCGTGACCGATGCCAACGTGCTGCTGGGCCGCATCGCGGCGGACCGTCCGCTGGGCGGCGGGCTGCTCGCGGCGCTCGACGCGCAGAAGTCGCGCCAGGCCATCGAGGAACACGTCGCGCGCCCGCTGGGCCTCGACGTGCATGCCGCTGCCGAGGCGATCCTCACGGTGGCGAACGCGCGCATGGCGGGCGCCATTCGGCTCGTGTCGATCGAGCGCGGGCACGATCCGCGCCGCTTCGCCTACATGCCCTTCGGCGGCGGCGGCGCACTGCATGTGTGCGCGATGATGCGCGAGGTGGGCGTGGCCACCGGCATCGTGCCGCGCTATCCGGGCGTGACCTCGGCGCTGGGCTGCGTCATTGCGGACATGCGCCACGACGCGGTGCAGACCATCAACAAGCCGCTGGCCGACCTCGACGTGGCCGACCTGCAGCACCGCATCGACGAGCTGGCCGCGAGCTGCCAGCAGCGGCTCGATTCGTCGGGCGTGCGCTTCGACGAAGTGCGCGAAGTCGTTGCGCTCGACATGCTCTACGCCGGCCAGACGCACACGCTGCCGGTGGTGCTGGCCGATGCGGGCACGAAGCCGCTCACGACCGCGACCATCCGCGCCGCCTTCGAAGCCGCGTACACCGCTGCGTTCGGCCGTGTGCTCGACGGCATCGCGATCCGCGTGATGAACCTGCGCTACGCGCGCATCGGCGTGCGGCCCAAGTTCGACCTGAAGGTGCTGGCGCCCGAAGGCGAGGGCAGCACCGCGCCGCTGGGCACGCAGCGGGTGTTCCATCACGGCCAGTGGCACGACGCGGTGCGCTACGCGCGCCTAGAACTGCCGGTGGCCGCGCGCATCGACGGCCCCGCCATCCTCGAGCAGGCCGACACCACCGTGTGGCTCGAACCCGGCTTCCATGCCGAGGTCGATGCACACGGCAACCTGCTGGTGAGGCCGTCATGA
- a CDS encoding cysteine hydrolase family protein, which yields MSAGTKIVPAKTALVVIDLQNDFLDAKGAYARGGDTNPPALLLPERVAAVARALKASGGLVVASQFTLWPDAKGEPMVSPHLKALRPYLAKGDFAPGSWGQANVDALAGLVDVTVSKVAYSAFFNTQLDWVLRRAGIDTVAVCGIVTNGGVASTVRDAHMRDYRTLVLGDGCAAFGEERHNTSLADMRNVAEVTDCAPFIASLA from the coding sequence ATGAGCGCGGGCACCAAGATCGTCCCGGCGAAGACGGCGCTGGTCGTCATCGACCTGCAGAACGACTTTCTCGATGCCAAGGGCGCGTATGCGCGCGGTGGCGACACCAACCCGCCCGCGCTGCTGCTGCCTGAGCGCGTGGCCGCCGTGGCGCGCGCGCTGAAGGCGAGCGGCGGACTGGTGGTGGCGAGCCAGTTCACGCTGTGGCCCGACGCGAAGGGCGAGCCGATGGTCTCGCCGCACCTGAAGGCGCTGCGCCCGTACCTGGCCAAGGGCGACTTCGCGCCCGGCAGCTGGGGCCAGGCGAACGTCGATGCGCTCGCGGGGCTGGTCGACGTCACGGTCAGCAAGGTGGCGTACTCGGCCTTCTTCAACACGCAGCTCGACTGGGTGCTGCGCCGCGCGGGCATCGACACCGTGGCGGTGTGCGGCATCGTCACCAACGGCGGCGTGGCCAGCACGGTGCGCGACGCGCACATGCGCGACTACCGCACACTGGTGCTGGGCGACGGCTGTGCGGCCTTCGGCGAGGAGCGGCACAACACCTCGCTGGCCGACATGCGCAACGTGGCCGAGGTCACGGACTGCGCGCCCTTCATCGCATCTCTGGCATGA
- a CDS encoding FAD-dependent oxidoreductase, translated as MTAPARTVRRADAVDAEVYTAVAIVGGGASGLTAALMLADAGIDCVVLERDALPSGSTALSSGFIPAPGTRVQRAHGVADDSAARFAADIQAKAHGRAAPALVEAYAKAIGPALDALQERHGLQWMLLDGFLYPGHSVHRMHALPQKTGAALMAALQAAAEAAGIPVLTQAVVDTLVLDAGDRVVGIDYLRPDGTRESLGCDALLLACNGFGGNADMVRALLPEMAEATFGGHVGNDGSAILWGESLGARLRDLGGYQGHGSWVTPQGALMSWAVMMEGGVQINAEGRRFHDETQGYSEAAVHVLAQPGGIAWNVFDTPLLALARGFPDFCEAEAAGALRRCDSVAALADCIGCDAAVLQATLDAIHGSAPAPAPTAAPAADGRVFARGLEAPYFAVKVTGALFHTQGGLDTAPDMRVLRQDGTPLPNLLAAGGAAGGVSGDAVWGYLSGNGLLSAVAGGYIAAHTAAALVQHKEASA; from the coding sequence ATGACCGCACCAGCCAGAACCGTCCGGCGCGCCGACGCGGTCGACGCCGAGGTGTACACGGCCGTGGCCATCGTCGGCGGCGGGGCCAGCGGCCTCACGGCGGCGCTGATGCTGGCCGACGCGGGCATCGATTGCGTGGTGCTCGAACGCGACGCGCTGCCGAGCGGCTCGACGGCGCTGTCTTCCGGCTTCATTCCCGCACCCGGCACGCGCGTGCAGCGCGCGCACGGCGTGGCGGACGACAGCGCCGCGCGCTTTGCCGCCGACATCCAGGCCAAGGCGCACGGCCGCGCGGCGCCCGCGCTGGTGGAGGCCTATGCGAAAGCCATCGGCCCGGCGCTCGACGCGCTGCAGGAGCGGCACGGGCTGCAATGGATGCTGCTCGACGGCTTTCTCTACCCCGGCCACAGCGTGCACCGCATGCACGCGCTGCCGCAGAAGACCGGCGCCGCGCTGATGGCCGCGCTGCAGGCGGCCGCGGAAGCCGCGGGCATTCCGGTGCTGACGCAGGCCGTGGTCGACACGCTGGTGCTCGATGCGGGCGACAGGGTGGTCGGCATCGACTACCTGCGCCCCGACGGCACGCGCGAATCGCTGGGCTGCGACGCGCTGCTGCTGGCGTGCAACGGCTTCGGCGGCAACGCGGACATGGTGCGCGCGTTGCTGCCCGAGATGGCCGAGGCCACCTTCGGCGGGCACGTGGGCAACGACGGCAGCGCCATTCTCTGGGGCGAGTCGCTGGGCGCGCGGCTGCGCGACCTGGGCGGCTACCAGGGGCACGGCTCGTGGGTCACGCCGCAGGGCGCGCTGATGTCGTGGGCCGTGATGATGGAAGGCGGCGTGCAGATCAACGCCGAAGGCCGGCGCTTCCACGACGAGACGCAGGGCTACTCCGAAGCCGCGGTGCATGTGCTGGCGCAGCCGGGCGGCATCGCGTGGAACGTGTTCGACACGCCGCTTCTCGCGCTCGCGCGCGGCTTTCCCGATTTCTGCGAGGCCGAGGCGGCCGGCGCGCTGCGCCGCTGCGACTCGGTGGCCGCGCTGGCGGACTGCATCGGCTGCGATGCCGCGGTGCTGCAGGCCACGCTCGATGCGATACACGGCAGCGCACCCGCACCCGCACCCACAGCCGCGCCCGCAGCCGATGGCCGCGTGTTCGCGCGCGGCCTCGAGGCGCCGTATTTCGCCGTCAAGGTGACCGGCGCGCTGTTCCACACCCAGGGCGGCCTCGACACCGCACCCGACATGCGCGTGCTGCGCCAGGACGGCACGCCCCTGCCCAACCTGCTCGCCGCGGGCGGCGCGGCCGGCGGCGTGTCGGGCGACGCGGTGTGGGGCTATCTCTCCGGCAACGGCCTGCTGAGCGCCGTGGCCGGCGGCTACATCGCGGCGCACACCGCTGCCGCGCTCGTTCAACACAAGGAGGCGTCCGCATGA
- a CDS encoding isocitrate lyase/PEP mutase family protein — translation MTTHNFKTRLARNDIVLAPGVYDALSALVAEQAGFEALYLSGASIAYTRLGRSDVGLTTFTEVADTLARITERVKLPVIVDADTGFGNALNTQRTVRGFERAGAAMVQIEDQTFPKRCGHLDGKAVVPVREMVGKLKAALDARASADTLILARTDAVAVEGLDAALDRAEAYLECGVDALFIEALRSPEQMDAACSRFAHRVPLLANMVEGGKTPIQDADALQKHGFRIAIFPGGTARAVVHTLKGYYASLHQHRTTQPWRAQMLDFDALNEVIGTPELMRTGQKYD, via the coding sequence ATGACGACCCACAACTTCAAGACCCGTCTCGCGCGCAACGACATCGTGCTGGCGCCCGGCGTGTACGACGCGCTGAGCGCGCTGGTGGCCGAGCAGGCCGGCTTCGAGGCGCTGTACCTGTCGGGTGCATCCATCGCCTACACCCGGCTCGGGCGTTCCGACGTGGGCCTGACCACTTTCACCGAGGTGGCCGACACGCTCGCGCGCATCACCGAGCGGGTGAAACTGCCGGTGATCGTCGATGCCGACACCGGCTTCGGCAATGCGCTGAACACGCAGCGCACCGTGCGCGGCTTCGAACGCGCGGGCGCCGCCATGGTGCAGATCGAGGACCAGACCTTTCCCAAGCGCTGCGGCCATCTCGACGGCAAGGCCGTGGTGCCGGTGCGCGAAATGGTCGGCAAGCTGAAGGCCGCGCTCGATGCGCGCGCGTCGGCCGACACGCTGATCCTCGCGCGCACCGACGCGGTGGCGGTCGAAGGACTCGATGCCGCTCTCGACCGCGCCGAGGCGTACCTCGAATGCGGCGTGGATGCGCTCTTCATCGAGGCGCTGCGCTCGCCCGAGCAGATGGACGCCGCCTGCAGCCGCTTTGCGCACCGCGTGCCGCTGCTCGCCAACATGGTCGAAGGCGGCAAGACGCCGATCCAGGATGCGGACGCGCTGCAGAAGCACGGCTTTCGCATCGCCATCTTCCCGGGCGGCACGGCGCGCGCGGTGGTGCACACGCTCAAGGGCTACTACGCGAGCCTGCACCAGCACCGCACCACGCAGCCGTGGCGCGCGCAGATGCTGGACTTCGATGCGCTCAACGAAGTGATCGGCACGCCGGAACTGATGCGCACCGGCCAGAAGTACGACTGA
- a CDS encoding LysR family transcriptional regulator: MSNRLEALRVFCAAADAANFRDAAVRLSVSPQVVTRAVRELEEELGEPLFHRSTRGVQLTDFGRQLAQRARTAVGGVDALFHRTDRRALSQHAGTVRVTAPNVYGRRLIPEALAPMLAAHPGLVLDLRLSEEHADVVDEQIDIGVRAGPIRDARFVARTVGRMQLRVVAAPALIARTGIPENLEALPGFPLTALLDRSAGRPWSWFFGKGRQMPVAAPAFITDDVDAECAAVRAGLGFGQLAGPLAEPLIAAGELVEVLQAEAPESWPIHVYRSQRAPVPARVRLVYDELVRVLG; the protein is encoded by the coding sequence ATGTCCAACCGCCTCGAAGCCCTGCGCGTGTTCTGTGCCGCCGCCGATGCCGCCAACTTCCGCGACGCCGCGGTTCGCCTGTCGGTCTCGCCCCAGGTCGTGACGCGCGCGGTGCGGGAACTCGAGGAAGAACTGGGCGAGCCCCTGTTCCACCGCAGCACCCGCGGCGTGCAGCTCACCGACTTCGGCCGCCAGCTCGCGCAGCGCGCGCGCACCGCGGTGGGCGGGGTCGACGCGCTGTTCCACCGCACCGACCGGCGCGCGCTCTCGCAGCATGCGGGCACGGTGCGGGTCACCGCGCCGAATGTCTACGGCCGGCGGCTGATTCCCGAAGCGCTGGCCCCGATGCTGGCTGCGCATCCGGGCCTGGTGCTCGACCTGCGGCTGTCGGAGGAACATGCCGACGTGGTCGACGAGCAGATCGACATCGGCGTGCGCGCAGGCCCGATCCGCGATGCGCGCTTCGTCGCACGCACGGTCGGCCGCATGCAGCTGCGCGTGGTGGCCGCGCCGGCGCTGATCGCGCGCACCGGCATCCCGGAGAACCTCGAGGCGCTGCCCGGCTTTCCGCTCACCGCGCTGCTGGACCGCAGCGCGGGCCGACCCTGGTCGTGGTTCTTCGGCAAGGGAAGGCAGATGCCTGTCGCCGCGCCGGCCTTCATCACCGACGACGTCGATGCGGAGTGCGCAGCCGTGCGCGCAGGGCTGGGCTTCGGTCAGCTCGCGGGGCCGCTGGCCGAGCCGCTGATCGCCGCGGGAGAGCTGGTGGAGGTGCTGCAGGCCGAGGCGCCGGAGTCCTGGCCGATCCATGTGTACCGCTCGCAGCGCGCGCCGGTGCCCGCGCGCGTGCGGCTGGTGTACGACGAGCTGGTGCGCGTGCTGGGCTGA